The following are encoded in a window of Variovorax paradoxus genomic DNA:
- a CDS encoding ABC transporter ATP-binding protein, translating to MNRIEPHTLAPPVAPAVPAVEILSAEKTYPNGTQALLPVDLSIAEGEFVTLLGPSGCGKSTLLKMVAGMLEPSDGRLLVWRKPVSQLHDSTRKMSFVFQSATLMPWASVQTNVRLPLDLAGVPRKEADARVTESLALVGLEKFADALPRALSGGMQMRVSIARGLVTQPDLLLMDEPFGALDEITRHKLDADLLELWRKKKLTVIFVTHSIHEAVFLSSRVVMMAARPGRVVEQFQIDEPYPRQADFMVTPGFARYAKQLQDSLLRASTTEEEAAP from the coding sequence ATGAACCGCATCGAACCCCACACCCTCGCGCCGCCGGTGGCGCCCGCCGTGCCCGCGGTGGAAATCCTCTCGGCCGAGAAGACCTACCCCAACGGCACGCAGGCGCTGCTGCCTGTGGACCTGTCGATTGCCGAGGGCGAGTTCGTCACGCTGCTCGGCCCCTCGGGCTGCGGCAAGAGCACGCTGCTCAAGATGGTCGCGGGGATGCTCGAGCCCAGCGACGGCCGCTTGCTGGTGTGGCGCAAGCCCGTGAGCCAGCTGCATGACAGCACGCGAAAGATGTCGTTCGTGTTCCAGTCGGCCACGCTGATGCCGTGGGCCAGCGTGCAGACCAATGTGCGCCTGCCGCTGGACCTGGCCGGCGTGCCGCGCAAGGAAGCCGATGCGCGCGTGACGGAGTCGCTCGCGCTGGTGGGGCTGGAAAAGTTTGCCGACGCCTTGCCGCGTGCGCTGTCGGGTGGCATGCAGATGCGCGTGTCGATTGCGCGCGGCCTCGTCACGCAGCCCGACCTGCTGCTCATGGACGAGCCCTTCGGCGCGCTCGACGAGATCACGCGCCACAAGCTCGACGCCGACCTGCTCGAGCTGTGGCGCAAGAAGAAGCTCACGGTGATCTTCGTGACGCACTCGATCCACGAGGCGGTGTTTTTGTCGAGCCGCGTGGTGATGATGGCCGCGCGGCCGGGTCGCGTGGTCGAGCAGTTCCAGATCGACGAACCCTATCCGCGCCAAGCCGACTTCATGGTCACGCCCGGGTTCGCGCGCTACGCGAAGCAATTGCAGGACAGCCTGCTGCGCGCCAGCACCACCGAAGAAGAGGCCGCGCCATGA
- a CDS encoding ABC transporter permease has product MKTATKPATPLLSQPRVQRVLYPVLIGVVLVALWQWMVVAMELPPYLVPSPYLMMQTLVTDWAPLGSALLVTLKITVLSFALATVAGVLISFLFVQSKRIETALFPYAVLLQVTPIVAVAPLIIIWVKNPVAAMTVCAALVALFPIISNTTLGLRSIDPDLQSYFKLNRATRWQQLVRLRIPSALPYFFGGLRISSGLALIGAVVAEFVAGTGGSGAGLAYQILQAGFQLNIPRMFAALLLISLTGVALFVLMAWLTKVALGSWHASELSQD; this is encoded by the coding sequence ATGAAGACAGCGACCAAACCCGCAACGCCGCTGCTGAGCCAGCCGCGCGTGCAGCGCGTGCTCTACCCGGTGCTCATCGGCGTGGTGCTGGTGGCGCTGTGGCAATGGATGGTGGTGGCGATGGAGCTGCCGCCCTACCTCGTGCCCTCGCCCTATCTCATGATGCAGACGCTGGTGACCGACTGGGCGCCGCTGGGCAGCGCGCTGCTGGTCACGCTGAAGATCACGGTGCTGTCGTTCGCGCTGGCGACGGTGGCGGGCGTGCTCATCTCGTTTCTCTTCGTGCAGAGCAAGCGCATCGAGACCGCGCTCTTTCCGTACGCGGTGCTGCTGCAGGTCACGCCGATCGTGGCCGTGGCGCCGCTGATCATCATCTGGGTGAAGAACCCCGTGGCGGCCATGACGGTGTGCGCGGCGCTGGTGGCGCTGTTCCCGATCATCAGCAACACCACGCTGGGCCTGCGCAGCATCGACCCCGACCTGCAGAGCTACTTCAAGCTGAACCGCGCCACGCGCTGGCAGCAGCTGGTGCGCCTGCGCATTCCGAGCGCACTGCCCTACTTCTTCGGCGGGCTGCGCATCTCCAGCGGCCTCGCGCTGATCGGCGCGGTGGTGGCGGAGTTTGTCGCGGGCACGGGCGGTTCGGGCGCGGGGCTGGCTTACCAGATCCTGCAGGCGGGCTTCCAGCTGAACATTCCGCGCATGTTCGCGGCCCTGCTGCTCATCTCTCTTACCGGCGTCGCGCTCTTCGTGCTGATGGCCTGGCTCACCAAGGTGGCGCTGGGCTCGTGGCATGCGAGCGAACTTTCCCAGGATTGA
- a CDS encoding Bug family tripartite tricarboxylate transporter substrate binding protein translates to MPEAITNVYKILMGVAVAAVTVTTATTVYAQASYPSRPVRLVVSQAPGGSSDTIARLWAEHAGRAIGATIVVENKPGAGGIIAAQTALNAPADGYTLLLGSVSLMVLNPFTYKPLPYNPEKDFVGVTMLTTVPFVLSANPATGIKTLKDLTEKAKAAPGKLNFASAGLGNSTHLAVELVSNALGISMTHIPYKGEADGILATIGGQTEVMAPVYGTALPHIKNHKLNPLTVLSPQRTPELPDVPTLGELGVKGFDNMGWSAVVARAGTPPDIVEKLNKATAAFHKSPDVQAKLKSMGVIAMSGPSALVMETAARDTKAWGPTLGALNLSAK, encoded by the coding sequence GTGCCTGAAGCAATCACGAACGTCTACAAGATCCTGATGGGTGTCGCGGTTGCGGCCGTCACGGTCACCACGGCCACCACCGTGTACGCGCAAGCCTCTTACCCCAGCCGGCCCGTGCGCCTGGTCGTATCGCAGGCGCCGGGCGGCAGCAGCGACACGATCGCGCGCCTGTGGGCCGAGCACGCAGGCAGGGCCATCGGCGCCACCATCGTGGTGGAGAACAAGCCCGGCGCGGGCGGCATCATTGCCGCACAGACCGCGCTGAATGCGCCCGCCGATGGCTACACGCTGCTGTTGGGCAGCGTGTCGCTGATGGTGCTCAACCCGTTCACCTACAAGCCGCTGCCCTACAACCCCGAGAAGGATTTTGTGGGCGTGACCATGCTGACCACGGTGCCGTTCGTGCTGTCGGCCAATCCGGCCACGGGCATCAAGACGCTCAAGGACCTGACGGAAAAAGCCAAGGCGGCGCCGGGCAAGCTGAACTTCGCGTCCGCCGGCCTGGGCAACTCCACGCATCTGGCGGTCGAACTGGTGAGCAATGCCCTGGGCATTTCGATGACCCACATTCCTTACAAGGGCGAGGCCGACGGCATCCTGGCCACCATCGGTGGGCAGACCGAAGTGATGGCGCCGGTGTATGGCACGGCGCTGCCCCACATCAAGAACCACAAGCTCAATCCACTGACCGTGTTGTCGCCGCAGCGCACCCCCGAGTTGCCCGACGTGCCCACGCTGGGCGAGCTGGGCGTGAAGGGCTTCGACAACATGGGCTGGAGTGCCGTGGTGGCACGCGCCGGCACGCCGCCCGACATCGTGGAAAAGCTCAACAAGGCGACGGCCGCCTTCCACAAGAGTCCCGACGTGCAGGCCAAGCTCAAGAGCATGGGCGTGATTGCCATGTCGGGCCCTTCCGCGCTGGTCATGGAAACGGCGGCGCGCGACACCAAGGCCTGGGGCCCCACGCTCGGGGCGCTGAACCTCAGCGCCAAGTAA
- the ggt gene encoding gamma-glutamyltransferase, giving the protein MKKEAMVVCPQPEAAESGIDILRAGGNAVDAAVATALAQTVVDPLMCGIAGFGTAAVYLPGAQVHEYFDFHSPAPLAAREDMWAHLLEGETKDGFGFILKGRVNDIGPQSIGTPATLKGLEAMHQAHGRLPWRQVVEPAIRWAADGYFVRPGMHAFWTDEPTMGRVGNLERLQYCEDSRQLYCRPDGRPKPIGAPLRNEGMAAVLRQIAEEGARPFYEGDLAHKMVTHLQSLGALITLGDLARYQVQRNAPLVGRYRDRTITTNQPPGGGAMLLEMLNILEHFDLAGLAHNSPAYLQAVCEAMKKATIDKDQNIGDPKFFDVPLDQLLSKDMARDVAGQIRTGHRFNVARVNPGAPVPRDTTHLSVVDADGNAVSLTHSLAMPSGIITPGMGFLYNGCMGVFDPRPGRAGSIQPGKSRFTSSCPTMTFKDGELDVVLGAPGGTQIAMGVLQVLLNVIDHGMEMQAAVSAPRFSSTSNSIDVCNRIPRSTTRALEAQGYAIGRNPYNYTIGWVHGVQVQADGLHGGADPGRDGVAYRLRMDAAN; this is encoded by the coding sequence ATGAAAAAAGAAGCAATGGTGGTCTGCCCACAGCCGGAGGCCGCCGAATCCGGCATCGACATCCTGCGCGCAGGCGGCAACGCGGTGGACGCCGCCGTGGCCACCGCGCTGGCGCAGACGGTGGTCGATCCGCTGATGTGCGGCATCGCAGGGTTTGGCACCGCTGCCGTGTACCTGCCCGGCGCGCAGGTGCACGAGTATTTCGACTTCCACTCGCCCGCGCCGTTGGCGGCCAGGGAAGACATGTGGGCGCACCTGCTGGAGGGCGAGACCAAGGACGGTTTCGGCTTCATCCTCAAGGGCCGCGTCAACGACATCGGCCCCCAGTCCATCGGCACGCCCGCCACGCTCAAGGGCCTGGAGGCCATGCACCAGGCGCACGGCCGACTGCCGTGGCGGCAGGTGGTGGAGCCCGCCATCCGCTGGGCCGCGGACGGCTACTTCGTGCGGCCCGGCATGCATGCCTTCTGGACCGACGAGCCCACCATGGGCCGCGTCGGCAACCTGGAGCGACTGCAGTACTGCGAAGACAGCCGCCAGCTGTATTGCCGCCCCGACGGCCGTCCCAAGCCCATCGGTGCGCCGCTGCGCAACGAAGGCATGGCCGCCGTGCTGCGCCAGATTGCCGAAGAAGGCGCGCGCCCGTTCTACGAGGGCGACCTGGCGCACAAGATGGTGACGCACCTGCAGTCGCTGGGCGCGCTGATCACGCTCGGCGACCTGGCCCGCTACCAGGTGCAGCGCAACGCGCCGCTGGTAGGCCGCTACCGCGACCGCACCATCACCACCAACCAGCCCCCGGGCGGCGGCGCCATGCTGCTGGAGATGCTCAACATCCTCGAGCACTTCGATCTGGCAGGCCTGGCGCACAACAGCCCCGCCTACCTGCAGGCGGTGTGCGAGGCCATGAAGAAGGCGACCATCGACAAGGACCAGAACATCGGCGACCCGAAGTTCTTCGACGTGCCGCTGGATCAGTTGCTGTCCAAGGACATGGCCCGCGACGTGGCCGGGCAGATTCGCACGGGCCATCGCTTCAACGTGGCGCGCGTGAACCCCGGCGCGCCCGTGCCGCGCGACACCACGCACCTGAGCGTGGTCGACGCCGACGGCAACGCCGTCTCGCTGACCCACTCGCTGGCCATGCCCTCGGGCATCATCACGCCGGGCATGGGCTTCCTTTACAACGGCTGCATGGGCGTGTTCGACCCGCGCCCCGGTCGCGCCGGCAGCATCCAGCCGGGCAAGAGCCGCTTCACCTCGTCATGCCCCACCATGACCTTCAAGGACGGCGAACTCGACGTGGTGCTCGGTGCTCCCGGCGGCACGCAGATCGCCATGGGCGTGCTGCAGGTGCTGCTCAACGTGATCGACCACGGCATGGAAATGCAGGCGGCGGTGTCGGCGCCGCGCTTTTCGTCCACGAGCAATTCCATCGACGTGTGCAACCGCATCCCGCGGTCCACCACGCGCGCGCTGGAAGCCCAGGGCTACGCGATTGGCCGCAACCCGTACAACTACACCATCGGCTGGGTGCACGGCGTGCAGGTGCAGGCCGATGGCCTGCACGGCGGCGCCGACCCCGGCCGCGATGGCGTGGCGTACCGGCTGCGGATGGACGCGGCGAACTGA
- a CDS encoding FAD-binding oxidoreductase → MNAPASTIEHLLLELPDLDWITDEGRVTRLSQDFSWFSPVLTRQLKDKRADVVVRPRTEDEIRAVVGACARRSVPITIRGSGTGNYGQTTPLAGGVVLDMTGYNACLWVQPGVARAQAGIRLGELEKQTKPTGQELRCVPSTYRSATLGGLFGGGFGGVGSINYGPLSAPGNVIGIRAMTIEPEPQVVELRGPDAMRMHHLWGTNGLVLELEIALAPAHPWLETLVTFDSFEHALNFADKLANAPGIIKRGVTFFAAPVADHLAQLAAHLPKGCHTVLSLVAESNEPAMMLLVEAHGGTVGYRKTAAEVQKSNRTLMEFTWNHTTLHALKIDPTLTYLQSGFIPGQHVAQIIEMEKLLGGEVLMHVEFLRNVAGLLTCSGLQLVRFSTEERLNEIIDIHRAHQVHINNPHVNIVEDGKAGGPLPPEVIEVKKRFDPMGLLNPGKLRDWPVPAAG, encoded by the coding sequence ATGAACGCTCCCGCTTCCACCATCGAACACCTGCTGCTCGAACTCCCCGACCTTGACTGGATCACCGACGAAGGCCGCGTCACGCGCCTGTCGCAAGACTTCTCGTGGTTCAGCCCGGTGCTCACGCGCCAGCTGAAAGACAAGCGCGCCGACGTCGTGGTTCGCCCGCGCACCGAGGACGAGATCCGCGCCGTGGTCGGCGCCTGCGCACGCCGCAGCGTGCCCATCACCATCCGCGGCAGCGGCACCGGCAACTACGGCCAGACCACGCCGCTCGCGGGTGGCGTCGTGCTCGATATGACCGGCTACAACGCCTGCCTGTGGGTGCAGCCCGGCGTGGCGCGCGCCCAGGCCGGCATCCGACTGGGCGAGCTCGAGAAGCAGACCAAGCCCACCGGCCAGGAGCTGCGCTGCGTGCCGTCCACCTACCGCAGCGCGACCTTGGGGGGCCTCTTCGGCGGCGGCTTCGGCGGCGTGGGCTCCATCAACTACGGGCCGCTGAGCGCGCCGGGCAACGTGATCGGCATCCGCGCGATGACCATCGAGCCCGAGCCGCAGGTGGTCGAGCTGCGCGGCCCCGACGCCATGCGCATGCACCACCTGTGGGGCACCAACGGCCTCGTGCTGGAACTGGAGATTGCACTGGCGCCAGCGCACCCGTGGCTCGAAACGCTGGTGACCTTCGACAGCTTCGAGCACGCGCTGAACTTCGCCGACAAGCTCGCGAACGCACCCGGCATCATCAAGCGTGGCGTCACCTTCTTTGCCGCGCCCGTCGCCGACCATCTCGCGCAACTGGCCGCGCACCTGCCCAAGGGCTGCCACACCGTGCTGTCGCTGGTGGCCGAGTCGAACGAGCCCGCGATGATGCTGCTGGTGGAAGCGCACGGCGGTACCGTCGGCTACCGCAAGACCGCGGCCGAGGTGCAGAAGAGCAACCGCACGCTGATGGAGTTCACCTGGAACCACACGACGCTGCACGCGCTGAAGATCGATCCGACATTGACCTACCTGCAGAGCGGGTTCATTCCCGGCCAGCACGTCGCGCAGATCATCGAGATGGAAAAGCTGCTGGGCGGCGAGGTCCTGATGCACGTCGAGTTCCTGCGCAACGTGGCCGGCCTCCTGACCTGCAGCGGGCTGCAGCTCGTGCGCTTCAGCACCGAGGAGCGGCTCAACGAGATCATCGACATCCACCGCGCCCACCAGGTGCACATCAACAACCCGCACGTGAACATCGTGGAAGACGGCAAGGCCGGCGGGCCGCTGCCACCCGAAGTGATCGAGGTGAAGAAGCGCTTCGATCCGATGGGTCTGCTCAACCCGGGCAAGCTGCGCGACTGGCCGGTGCCTGCCGCGGGTTGA